In Neisseria animalis, a single window of DNA contains:
- a CDS encoding phosphoglycerate kinase yields the protein MAFLKLTEQNVQGKTVLIRADMNVPFKDGKISDDTRIRASLASIKYCLDNGAAVIVMTHLGRPTEGEFRPEDDVAPVAAHLGGLLGKEVKVLNDWRENKPALNAGEVVMLQNVRINKGEKKNDLELGKAYAALCDVFVNDAFGTAHRAQASTEAVAQAAPLACAGVLMAGELDALGKALKEPARPMVAIVAGSKVSTKLTILESLADKVDQLVVGGGIANTFLLAQGQPIGKSLAETDLVEESEKIMAKMAAKGGSVPLPTDVVTAKEFAENAAAESKAVADVAADDMILDIGSESAAALAEILKNAGTVVWNGPVGVFEFDQFAGGTKALAEAIAESKAFSIAGGGDTLAAIAKFGVTDKISYISTGGGAFLEFLEGKELPAVAVLEKRGA from the coding sequence ATGGCATTTTTGAAACTGACCGAACAAAACGTACAAGGTAAAACCGTACTCATCCGCGCCGACATGAACGTACCGTTTAAAGACGGCAAAATCAGCGACGACACCCGTATCCGCGCTTCGCTGGCCTCCATTAAATACTGTTTGGACAACGGCGCGGCAGTCATCGTGATGACCCACCTCGGCCGCCCGACCGAAGGCGAATTCCGTCCTGAAGACGACGTTGCCCCCGTTGCCGCGCACTTGGGCGGATTGCTGGGCAAAGAAGTGAAAGTCCTGAACGACTGGCGCGAAAACAAACCCGCGCTGAACGCCGGCGAAGTGGTGATGCTGCAAAACGTGCGCATCAACAAAGGCGAAAAGAAAAACGATTTGGAGCTGGGCAAAGCCTATGCCGCTTTGTGCGACGTGTTTGTCAACGACGCATTCGGCACCGCCCACCGCGCCCAAGCCTCAACCGAAGCCGTGGCACAGGCCGCGCCGCTTGCCTGTGCGGGCGTATTGATGGCGGGCGAACTCGACGCTTTGGGCAAAGCCCTGAAAGAACCTGCACGCCCGATGGTTGCCATTGTGGCCGGCAGCAAAGTTTCCACCAAACTGACCATCTTAGAATCTCTGGCCGACAAAGTGGACCAGTTGGTTGTCGGTGGCGGCATCGCCAACACGTTCCTGCTCGCGCAAGGCCAACCCATCGGCAAATCGCTGGCGGAAACCGATTTGGTGGAAGAGTCTGAAAAAATCATGGCGAAAATGGCAGCCAAAGGCGGCTCCGTTCCGCTGCCCACCGATGTGGTCACCGCGAAAGAATTTGCCGAAAACGCCGCAGCCGAAAGTAAAGCCGTGGCCGATGTGGCCGCAGACGACATGATTTTGGACATCGGCAGCGAATCCGCCGCCGCTTTGGCCGAAATCCTGAAAAACGCCGGTACCGTCGTATGGAACGGCCCGGTAGGCGTATTCGAGTTTGACCAATTTGCCGGCGGAACCAAAGCATTGGCCGAAGCCATCGCCGAAAGCAAAGCCTTCTCTATCGCAGGAGGCGGCGACACACTGGCGGCGATTGCCAAATTCGGCGTAACCGACAAAATCAGCTACATCTCCACCGGCGGCGGCGCATTCTTGGAATTCTTGGAAGGCAAAGAGCTGCCTGCCGTAGCCGTATTGGAAAAACGCGGCGCATAA